CTGCGCCTAGGGGGTCCTGCCTTTGTGTTGCCCTCTCCAGAAGGGCCCGTGGGGCCTCCCTGGAGTGCAGTGGGTGGGCTTGAAACGGAAGAACCACTTGGTGCTACTTCTTAAGGTCCTTCCGTCCAGTCTGAGCTTGGGGACCCTGCCTGAGAAGTTAGAGCTATTGGGAAAGAGAGGTAGAACACCCCACCCGGTAGTCTCATGCTCGTCAGAATATCCGTTCACGTTGGCCGTTTGGAAGTTGAGGGGAGAACGCAGAGCATGCGCTGACTGTCCCTGCCTTCCTGCGGGACGTTACATTTGCTGGCACACGTGGGTGACTGACGACCACTTTCCCTGCTCTGCTTAAAGGGCTGGGAGAAGGGGGTTGTGTTCATCAATGGCCAAAACCTCGGACGCTACTGGAACATTGGACCCCAGGAGACGCTCTACCTCCCAGGTGCCTGGTTGGAGCAAGGCATGAACCAGGTGGGGGCACCAGTagccccttcctcttttcctgggCCCCTTATTCCCGCCCTTTCTGGTATCACATGTCTCtcgggggagggaggagtgtcCTCTTCACAGTCTGTTAGGGCTGATTAgggcaggagagaggcagaggtgtTGACCAGTTCCTTCTCTGCTCCTTCCTGGTCCTTGTGAGTTGTGGGTCCCTGTTCCTTCCGGCCCAGTTCCCAACTCCTTCCCTTAAGGCTCCAGGACAGACTTCAGCTGCTGTCCTACCCAGCTTTCTCTCCCCCAGGTCATTGTTTTCGAGGAGAAGATGGCAGGCCCTATGATCCAGTTCACTGAAACCCCCCAGCTGGGCCGGAATCGGTACCTGAAGTGAGCAGTGCCTCCCAGTGTGTTCTGGGCagggggggacaggacaggagagTGCCCCTTCCCCAGTGCTGACTGGGAGCGTGGTGTGCTTCCCCCGACCCCCACTCCTTAAGGAGTTTCCTTCATAGCAACCTCAGAGAGCCAAGGGCCATGTCTGCCCACTGCTTCAGTCCCAGACCCTGCCCTGACAGAGCCGAAGGCGGGGGAGGGTGGCGAGGGGGGCGGGTGTGGGTCCTtcactgggctctgaggatggccccTTGCCCACTCCCTGCTCTTCTGGGAGGGGACAGACGGTTGTCTGTCTGGGGTGAGACAGGGTAGTCAGAGCTCCGCGTGGCAACACCTGGGCCGCAGGAGACGGCCTGAGCAGCTGGGCACAGCCGCCCACAGGCACGCTCTCCAGATGTCCTCACCCGGCCTGGCCACACCCGCAGGGCCCGTGATGTTTCTGAAGTAGTGGCCTTGTTGCCGTTTGTGAAGGGCAGGGAAGGGCAGAGTGTGTCAGCTGGGCCGACTGGTTTCCTCACAGCCCTCCCCGAGCCTTCTCTGGGATTCTGGAAGAAACTCCATCTGAGAGAGACACAGGTTTTCTTCTTTCCGTTCCCACTCTAATTGCATCTGACAGGAAGACCAGCGAGCTTAAGAGAAGCAGACTTACTCAGCCCCTTATTTTCCTGAAGTAGAGAGTATTTCCAGTTTTACTGTGAGAAGCGGAGGGAATGTAGGTCCTAGCAGAGACCACAACCCTATCAGAGGGTGCCCCCGGGTGGGTCACTGGGGCCTGCAGGCGAGCGCAGACGCTGTCCGTCCCTCAGTTTCCGGTGACCAAGCAGCGGGGGGCGAGGCAGTTGTCTTCCTTCCTGCGCACTCGTCTGTCCAAAACTGAGGCGCTTGCCAAAACTGAGGCATGCGTTCTGGGGATCTGGGCCAGTGGTTTGGCTCATGGTCGCTGTCATGATTTGCAATAAAGCAATAGAGTTGAATCCACCCCTCTCTGGTGCTAGTCCCCTGATCCCGTCTGCGCCGCCGTGAGCCAGAGGCAAAGGGAGTGCCCGGCCAGGCGCTGACTCCTTCCCACGTCCCTCCTGACCTCCCTCTCCCCGAAATGCCAGTGCGGACTGGAGAGCAGTCGGTGGGCGGAGGAGGAGGGTTGGCGGGACAGCCAGGCGCTGTCCGTGGGAGTCAGCCTCCGTGAGCGAGTCCCCTTCACAAATGTCATCTGGGTTTTACTGCCGTGAACTAATTATCTTCGATGACAGTCAAGTCAGAGAGCAGACACCTCCCCAGGGCAGCGTCCACACCCAGGGCCCATAGAGGCGGTGGGAGTAGCCTGTCACGAGGCGGTGGGAGTAGCCTGTCACGAGGCTCGCAGCAGCCTGCCAGTCTGGCATCCCTGGCTTGGTTCAGGCAGGGTTCCACACGGGGTGGGGGAGCAGTTGTGGTAGGCAGCCACTGGGCCCCGGAGCCGAGCCGGGTCAAGGACAGACGGTCACACGGCTGGGCCCCAGGGTCCCGCTGGGGGCAGGGAAGTGGGGCACATTAAAGTGGAAAGCATGGACAGTGGCTGGGAAGCCGGGGGGACACAGTCCTGATCTGGGCCACACGTACCAACTGTTCATGAGCTGCTCTGGACGGGAGAGCACAGAGCTCAGACGAGGTGACCGGGACGACCTGGGCATGGCCAGTGCGGGGACAGTATCGTCTGCCCTGGCTTGACACCAGACCGTGTTTCTGCAAAGCTGCATGGAGGTTGACTTCTGTTGGAAAGTTCTGCACAGCTTCCTGTTCCTGACTCTCCTACCTGCCAGAGAACTCGTGGCTTCCCTGTCAAAACCCCTGTCAGTGACCATCCTCAGGGCTTACCCATGGTTTGTCTGGATCTCCCCAACTGGGTggcctcctctccatctctcgaAGACTCCTCAGAACCCAACCTCTAAATCAGTTGGTTTCAATCTTTGTACACTTGGGGACCGGTAACAATAGgaggactgctaaggcagaaatcactggGAGCGTAAGGGAATTCACcttaagatcattgggtctataacctTCATACCACATCATGGTGGTTAATGCTTTCATGGACCGCAAGAAACTTCTGGCGGACCCGTCTGCAGACCAGTTTTTCAGTTGAAGAACACCGAATTCTATCATGTCTGTCCTCTGCTTCTAACTCTCCAgtggcttccctttcccctcacaGTGGAAGCCAAAACACTTTACTCTGGTTCCCAGGACCAACCAACGTCGTCTTTGCCCACCACTTCCACGTCCTTCCCGTCTCCCACTGCTGACCCCTTCCTACTTTCCCAGTCAGGGGTGGTCACATTGGCTTTTGAAGTTCCCtcttctggcctggcctgtgcaggtgcagtggatagagcgtcagcctggaacactgaggtgctGAAGTCCTGAGGTCATTgctttgagaccctgggcttggctagtcaaggcacatatgacaagctatcaatgaacaactaaagtgaagcaactatgagttgatacttcttggtcccttcccccttctctcctctcgctgtacaatcaataaaaaattttaagtttcccTATTCTGGAATACTCTGATCCAGATAATGGCATGTCTGCATGCTGCTCTTTTGCACAGATGTCACCGTATCAGGGTGACCTTTCTGACCATCCAAGGTAGGGGTCAGGTTCACTCCATAGCTGCACTCTGTCTCCTCCACTCAGCCTCATTCTCGGCCCTGGACCAGATCCCATCTAAAATACTAGACTTGCCTGCTATCCGTCCATGTGCTCTCAGGAGAAGCTAACCCCCATGCAGACTAGTGCGTGGGGTTTCACTGCTCCGTGCTGACTCCTAGAGGAATAGGCCCCTGACACGTATTTGGTGGATGGGGGGTGAAGCCGTAAAGGGGAATAAAATGAAGCAGGGATGAGGAGGATTAGGACTGTTAAAAACCatatttgacttttaattttgaaaacaaattaaatacaGTTAAATTAAAACAGACCAGATGGTGCCATTGCAGGGGCTGCGCCCTCCCCCCGTCTGTGTGGGACTCCCTGCCCCCAGCTTCACTCCTCCATCATGGGGCGTAGGGGACAGACTGAGTTTGGAAAACCAATTGTCGTCATGGACCCAATTCTGATTCATAACAAACTCATTCCCAACAAAGATGGACGCTGCAGTCCACCAGGGttatcattataaataaatacacatgcaGCTAAAAGAGAGCATTGGGTGAAAACAACTAGCatctgccaaaaaataaaaaaataaataaaaaaataaaggagagagagaaagagaaaatacctCATTTTGTTGTTCATTATTAATTTCCTGAAAATGAGCcctggggttttttgtgtgtttttttttttgggccAAGAATGTGGCCTAAGACCAGTCAAGCTCACCTGAGCATTCAGGGCTGCCTTCAGTGAGGAGACGGTGGAGGTCTGGGCCTGAATTCACGCACCTGATGGTTGCCCTGTgccaccccctcccttctccccggCCATGCCCCTTGATTCCGAGGTGGGGGGATGTCCAATGCAACCACTGACAATGTAAGAGGTTAGGAGATGTCCTGCAAGGTGGCTCAGGGTTCTCAGGGATAGGATCACATCAGATGGGTTCATGAACTACTGTGGTAAATTCAATCCATTTCAAAATAGGCAGCCAATGCTATTGTTTGAATGTTTAGGTTGCCGGCCTAAGTCatacccccctccccactccaaCCCACCCATCAGTGGGTTCTCCGTGGTCCTCAGACTGGTCCTGTGAGTTTAAATGAAGTGGGTGCTGTTAGcggttaaaaaataaacaccttgTCAGTAGGCTCAggcctttcctttttcctccacTGGGGAAGAAAATTGTGCTTCCGACTTTCAGGAGCATGAGTGAGGTAACCACCAGAGGGCGCTGTCCCTAGTCACAAAGCCAGGAGGTCCGTGGCCTGCAGAATGGGACAGGCTTTCCTCCCGGTGGCGGAGGGAGTAGCTGGCGTATGCACTGTTCTTTGGGGAGGAAAGGGCGCAGCTGGGCCTGAGGCAGGCTTGCTCTGCATGGCCCCCACCTCTGGAGAAGtgagattttcttttccattttgtgtTTAAAACAGAATGATTTCCAAAGTAGTGTGTGCTCACGTCTCCTCTCCACTCAGTGTCCAAAGGCTCTCTGCCCCTTTTCCATGAATCCCTCTGTTAATGCAAAGTCTCCTGGCCCTTGAACCGGGGGCAGGAAGGAGTCTTGGAGttgctcctgcctccctcctctttccGAGTCTCCTGCCCCTGGCTCATGTGAGCCACTGAGGTTTGTGGTTCTCAAGGGCTTCAGGAAGAGGGCTCCTGCCCTCCCTGTCCTGGCCCAGTGGGCAGCGGGGGTGGCAATGTGGGGATAGGGGCCCACATGGTCTTAATCCAGGTCAGTTTCTGACCTGTGCTGGCTCAaggcccacctgcttctctgtgCTGCAAGGAGCAGGCGTGAGGAGCAGGCCAGGGGGAAGGGGCTCTTCTCCCACCACAGCCTGAGGTACAGGGGAGCCTACTGGCAGGCCCAGGCTCCCCTCATGCAGGGCTGGCCTCCTGTTGGGATCAAAGCTAGACTTATGCTCTGGACACGGGAACTAAAGGAAAGCCACAGAGGCGTGTATACTTAGGAGCAACTCTCCGAGGAGGGGGCGGGTATTCCTGATGCCCAGCAGGGCCTGCTCTCTGGTCTTCAGAATTCTCTGGCTGGCCAGGAGCAGGGGGCCGGGGAGGACCACTCTCCACGTGACTGCCGAGTCTTTCATCCCCCTCCCAGACGGGCATCAATCTGGGGTGTGGGTGAACCCCATGCGTCTGCTCCTGCAGGCCTGTGGATGCAGGAAGCTCTGGTGGTGGGGTGGGAGTGCTGGGCACCGGTGTGCTGGCTGGGGGCTTGGCgagcagctgggccctggccacacGGGATGGAAGAGACCGTATTGTGGATTTCTGTGCTTTAGGTTCTCCGTCCTTTGTCCTGGCATCGGGCTGGGCTCTCTCTGAAGCCCCAGAATAGAAAGGATGGTGGTGGCCGTTCCTTTGGAGTTTGCCTCGGAGGGGCCATCAACCATGGGGAGAGGATGGAAGGCCAGGAACAGGGTCTGAGAAGAGGCTCCTGTGAAGGGAAAAGGAGCAAGGGGTGAAGCAGGTGACCAAGCAGCTGGTCTGGCCAAGCTACCCAACCCTCAGTGCCCAACAGGGTTCACTGAGGAGCTGGCTGTGCAGAGCCCAATCCCCAGGGTCTGCTGTGGTGCCTCTGGGAGGTGAGTAGGGGCCTGGtgagggcaggaggcagggaacGTGGCTCTGTACTGATGGATCTCAGTGGCACGGGCCCAGATGATTGTTAGGTTGAGGGGACAAAACAGGCAAATTGACACCCTGGGGTCCCTGGTGGCCAGGGCACTTGCAAACGTGACAGAGAAACGGACAATGAACTCCAGGGCTCAGTTCAGATGTGTCCCGCTGTTCAAGGTCCCAACTCTGGGATGACATCACAGAAATGCCCAGAGGAAGCTCTTGGCTTTGCCAAACACCTGGCACAATTCATTTCATTGAGCTTTTCTGAGCATCATTTCTTTACCTCTAAAGTGTAAGTAGATCCTGTGGCCCACTTCAGCAGAGGGTTTTAgagaatgaaagaacagaaacacTTATATAGGGCTTATTACATGACAGAGACTGTTCTTGATATCCCCTccaacccattttacagacgaagAAACTGAAACCTAGAGAAAGAACAGTCAAACAGTAGAAAGCAGTAGGCTGGGAGCGGAAGCAGCTGCGGGGTCCACACTTCCACCACTGCACTACACTGTTACTAGGGAGAGGCATGTGGACATGCTACGTGAGGcggaagcagagagggagggtcCTTGTCACAGCGGCATGACCGAACAGGAATCCGCAGGGCAAGACAGCCTGGGGAGAGTACACAGCAGTGCAATGGGACAGGTGTCACGGCCAGAATCATAGTAGTAATCAGGTGATGTCTGGAAGGAGAGGCCTTCCAAGGAGTGGTGACAGAAGGACCCGGCTGCGTAGGGGGAATTGGCTCCTGTTTATTTCCGGACAGCTCAATGGGAAGGGGACTGCAGCCATGTCTCTTCTCCTCGTGCAAGCATGTCCCTGTCCTCCCACAATTAAAAATCAAGAGGAACCATCTTGGCGAACTTATTCTGTGTCCAAGCCCGGCATGCCCCTGCCCAGGGCATCGTTGCCCTCGTCCTTGCTGTACCTGTATCCTGGGGTTCAGATTTCCACAGTGGGGTCAGTGAAGCCTTTTTTCCCCTCGTTCACCAGCACTGGCTTCTCTGTCCGcgtgtgccagaccaggatctgTGTGTCCAGAGACATGACACCGCATGGGgcagcccccaccccaaccccgaCCTCAccctgccaccttctgctcccacccacccacactcCTCAAGTatttcccctgccccctcccattcCGCCCTTGTTCCATCAGCATTCTCCCCATTGTTCTTTATTTCTACCCACCCCCTCACTCTTGCTGTCTGTACATAGGACGCATTCAAAATAGCTCTTGGAAACAGAAAGTCtacaactacagaaaaatacgtAGAGAAATAAATCTGAAGACTTCCTCTTGCTTTTCATCCTCCCCTGTATTTCTTAGTGGGTCTCTCTAGACTGGGAGAAAGTTGTTCAGGAGTCGTCAGCTCAGACAAGGGATAGCCTGGGCCCTCCCCGGAGAAGTTCAAACTAGGAACAGTGCATGTGCGTGTTTGttcatgtgtgcacacatgtacgTGTGTTTGGTAGGGAGGTTGTAGAGCCCAGCTCTTTTGAAATGAGGGAGGGGACATGATCCTGGGCTCTGCCACCCTCACCATCTCCctgcttgacttttttttttgcgtGGCTCCTTAACAGGCGATGAACTGCCTTCCTGGCTGGGTGTTCTAGGAAAGCGTGGCTCTAGGCTGGTTCTTCTTTGCAAAGCTGTTTGGAGGCCTTTGTTTCCTGCTCCCTGATAGGTAGGGAGTGTCTGGACAGGCTTGGAAACGCTTGCATGACCGCTGTTGGTTCTACTGAGGGCCTTACCTTGGTGCAGTTGGCTGCCTTGGGCTCCAGGTCATTGAGGGTGACAAGTTCTCGGAGGAGGCTGCTTTCCTGGTAGCCTCCCTTCACACCGCGCAGCTTGAAGTAGGCCTGGCTTCGCTGTAGAATGAGCCGCAGGTTGACCGCAAACCCAGCCATGTCTATTGCAAACGGTCGGTGGGGGTCAAACACTGTCTTCCAGCCGACCACCTTCCCTGCCCCGTTGACCCGTGGGGCCTCGTACCGAAGGCCGCCGACGAAGGCGACGGGCCACACGGACACCCTCCTGGTGCTGCGCATCTACAAGGGGGACCCAGAGTCAGGACACCTGGGACTGCTGACAGGGAGCAATGTGATGCCCGTCCCCATGGAAGGTGAAATCATCAATTAACTCTGGGCTCACAGGCCATGTGAAGCTACCGCAGGGGACTCAGACTAGGCCCGTCTCCATATGAGCTCCTGTGCTGGGCACCTGGGGAGGAACCTGGCCTCTCAACCAGCTgatcttctctcctccctcatgCCCTGCTGCCACTCTGTTCCTTGCTCTGTCCTCCCAGTTTGGAGTCTGACCCCTCCCCCAGACTACCATGACACTGAAACTGGCCACACCTACTTCAGACCATGCCTGCAAGGCAGGACTGTGGTCTAGCAGCTCCAACACCACCTTATTCTCTTTTAACCAGGGCGCTGCTGTGGTCCCCAGCTAGTCTTTCCATCCCTTCTCTGGCTCTGGCAGTCTGCATTGACCCTGGCCTGGCACCCCTCCTGACGGTTTCCTGGTGTGTCCCCGACCCAAAGGGCCCCTCCGTGGGAGTCCCGCCTACGCAGGAGCGTCTTCATTGCCCAACCCAGATGCCCCGCATCCACTCACCCCTTCCCTGCCCTCTACCTGGTGCATACCTCCTCGAAGAGCTCCAAACTGTAGGTGTTGTCATCGTCAGCGAAGTACACCACGCCCGGCTGGCTGTAGTTGCGGGGGAAGGTCTCGCGCAGCCAGCGCAGAGCCAGGTTGCGCTGCATGGTGCCCCGTGGGATGCGTGGGTCGCGGGCGTCACCGCGTAGCTTGTAGTTGCGGGGCGTCTCCACGTGAAGGTGTGTGTAGTTGAGGCCAGTGTCGCGCAGCAGGCGCGCGGTCAGTGGCGTGCGGCGGGGCGCGTCCTCCACCACCAGCCAGTGCAGGTTGGGCACGTGCAGCAGCGTGTTGGCCAGGCGTGTGAGCTCTGCCTTCTGCACCGGGCGGCTGTAGGTGGGCGTCACCACGTGGATGGTAGGCAGCGTGTCGGACCACGGCGGAGGCCGCGTGTACACGTACTCGGTGCGCACCACCTCCACGATGTCACGGTCCGACATGCAGTACTCCCTGGGGTCCACGCCCGGCGGTGCGGCCCGCCGAGGGTCACTGCCATCATCTGTGGGGTTGGGAGAGAGGCGGTGTGGGGACGCGAGCCGGCTCTGGCCCCGGGTACTGGGCAGGATGCTGCCCACCCTGCCACGACAaacctgccctctgcccctcctcgGGAATGCCATCCAGTCCCTGCCTGAGGCTCTGTCTGTTAGAACAGACCATGATGGCAGCATCCCTGCAATTCTCCCGCATTCTCCCAGTTCTGACTCCCAGACAGCAGAGGTGACCTCTGCCTCCTCCATTTGACAGCTCTGTAAGCCACCTGCACGCAGCTGCCCAGAGTCCAACACCGCACCTGCAGTTCCTAAATGCCTCTTCATATGACAAGTGTCCGACCCTCAGCACCAAGTGCCCTCTTCACCTGGTCAGAGCTGACCGCACTGACACACAGGGTGGGGGTTACAGAGCACCCTGGCACTGCCACCCTGTGGCGCAGCCACTGCAGTGCCCAACGGCAGGAGTGGTACATTCACGGTGGAAGCACACTGTGGACGCTGAAGAGTGTGAGGTTAGCGCACCCTGATTTTTCACAAATCCTCTCGTCAAATAGGGTCTCTTCCCTCTTGGCCTTAGGTCATCtaccccagtggtccccaaccccgggccttggactggtaccggtccatgggccatttggtaccagtccgcagagaaagaataaataacttacattatttccattttatttatatttaagtctgaacgatgttttagttttaaaaaatgaccagattccctctgttacatccgtctaagactcactcttgacgcttgtctaggtcatgtgatacatttacccatcccaccctaaaggccagtctgtgaaaatattttctgacattaaactggtccatggcccaaaaacggttggggTCCACTGATCTATCCTTTGAATCTCTGTGCAGAATTTAATATTTAACTACAACATTTTATTTCAGGGTTTTGCCTATAGTTTTCAAGATAATTTTGAGTCCCGAACCTGTCCTTTCTGATTTTAGCTGTTCCTACATTTTGGCATACCCAAAGGAATGGGTGGAGGCCTGCTTCAGCTCTTCTGCTCGTTTCATGCCAATCTCCTCATCTTCACTTTTTGGAAACACTCATTAGATAATCTCTCCCCCTGACCCTCATTGTCCCAGCATCCAGCTAATGTTTTCCCATATCTTCCCAAGGACACTGTGTGAAAACGTGCAGAGGCCTGGCCTCAGGTGACATACTCCCAGGCGGGGGAAGCCAGCCCTTCTGGGTGGCAACCTGCTCCAGTTGGGGCCTCTCCAATGACCAAGCTTTTCCATACCTCCTGGACACTTTCCCCTCAAGTGAAGCTAGTAGTCCGTCAAGAGGAGAAATCAGGGCCATTGGTGGTCATGTGTTTAATGAGCCCCCTCTCTCCACGTTATACCTTTCTGTGTAAATACCTGTGtggcccttccctctctcctgccgTCTCAGGAGGAGGTGATGGTGGTCAGAGGACAGACCTGAGAATCCTCATGCCCGGGCTCACACGCTGCCCTATTCTGTCACTCAGCTTCTGGTTTCTCAATTTGCGCAAGTGTAGAAGGGAGCTAATCATAGTACTGACTTTATTGAGTTACAATCTGGCTTAGGGAAGGTTTCAGAACACTGCGAGGCAGGTACTGTCATTTCCTTATGCAGAGGAGGACAGTAGCCAGCCCTACTTCCTCATGGCTTCATTCAACTCTGGAAGGGATGTGCTGAAAACCACCTGGAAGGGCTGCAGTGGGGTACCGGGGAGGATGCTGTGAATCAGCCATCTGTCGCTTCCCCTCTTTTCCACCATTTCTGTTAGCACATGGGGTATGTGGGGTGCTTGTGAGAGGTCTGACGCTGGGCTCCCGGTGGACATAACGATGAACCCAGGAGACCTGCTCCAGGCTCCTAGGAAATCTGCACAAGCGAATGGAGCAACAAGGCACACAGCAAAAGCTGGGAGCCCCTTCTGTGGGCTGTGGACACGATGTCACAGGTGTGTGAGGGCAGGGGTGAAAGACTAGCACATGTGCAGTTGCTCAATGGTTACTTTTTGGAGTTTTGGGTCAAACTgtaaaaagagaacaaacaagcttaaggaagatttctttctttctttctttctttctttctttctttctttctttctttttgacagagacagagagagagtcagagaaagggacagataggaagggagagagatgagaaccatcaatttttttcgttgcggcactttagtttttcattgattgctttctcatatgtgcctcgacctacagcagactaagtgaactcatgctcaagccagagaccttgggtccaagatggtgagcttttgctcaaaccagatgaacctatgctcaagctggcaacctcagggtcttgaacctgggtcctccgtgtcctagtccaacactctatccactgtgctac
The DNA window shown above is from Saccopteryx bilineata isolate mSacBil1 chromosome 2, mSacBil1_pri_phased_curated, whole genome shotgun sequence and carries:
- the B3GAT1 gene encoding galactosylgalactosylxylosylprotein 3-beta-glucuronosyltransferase 1 isoform X2; its protein translation is MPKRRDILAIVLIVLPWTLLVTVWHQSTIAPLLTAHKDDGSDPRRAAPPGVDPREYCMSDRDIVEVVRTEYVYTRPPPWSDTLPTIHVVTPTYSRPVQKAELTRLANTLLHVPNLHWLVVEDAPRRTPLTARLLRDTGLNYTHLHVETPRNYKLRGDARDPRIPRGTMQRNLALRWLRETFPRNYSQPGVVYFADDDNTYSLELFEEMRSTRRVSVWPVAFVGGLRYEAPRVNGAGKVVGWKTVFDPHRPFAIDMAGFAVNLRLILQRSQAYFKLRGVKGGYQESSLLRELVTLNDLEPKAANCTKILVWHTRTEKPVLVNEGKKGFTDPTVEI
- the B3GAT1 gene encoding galactosylgalactosylxylosylprotein 3-beta-glucuronosyltransferase 1 isoform X1, which translates into the protein MGNEELWAQPALEMPKRRDILAIVLIVLPWTLLVTVWHQSTIAPLLTAHKDDGSDPRRAAPPGVDPREYCMSDRDIVEVVRTEYVYTRPPPWSDTLPTIHVVTPTYSRPVQKAELTRLANTLLHVPNLHWLVVEDAPRRTPLTARLLRDTGLNYTHLHVETPRNYKLRGDARDPRIPRGTMQRNLALRWLRETFPRNYSQPGVVYFADDDNTYSLELFEEMRSTRRVSVWPVAFVGGLRYEAPRVNGAGKVVGWKTVFDPHRPFAIDMAGFAVNLRLILQRSQAYFKLRGVKGGYQESSLLRELVTLNDLEPKAANCTKILVWHTRTEKPVLVNEGKKGFTDPTVEI
- the B3GAT1 gene encoding galactosylgalactosylxylosylprotein 3-beta-glucuronosyltransferase 1 isoform X3 encodes the protein MGNEELWAQPALEMPKRRDILAIVLIVLPWTLLVTVWHQSTIAPLLTAHKDDGSDPRRAAPPGVDPREYCMSDRDIVEVVRTEYVYTRPPPWSDTLPTIHVVTPTYSRPVQKAELTRLANTLLHVPNLHWLVVEDAPRRTPLTARLLRDTGLNYTHLHVETPRNYKLRGDARDPRIPRGTMQRNLALRWLRETFPRNYSQPGVVYFADDDNTYSLELFEEMRSTRRVSVWPVAFVGGLRHGWVCGQPAAHSTAKPGLLQAARCEGRLPGKQPPPRTCHPQ